A region of the Candidatus Binatia bacterium genome:
AGGGGCTGCGGTTTGCGATTCGCGAGGGCGGACGCACGGTCGGTGCCGGCGTCGTCGCTAAGATCATCGAGTAAGGGGGCGCAGATGCGGGACCTCATTTCGTTTCAGTGCGAACAATGCAAACGCCGGAACTATACGACCACGAAGAACAAGAAGACGACGACCGAGAAGCTGGCACGGCGGAAGTTCTGCCCGTCCTG
Encoded here:
- a CDS encoding elongation factor Tu — encoded protein: GLRFAIREGGRTVGAGVVAKIIE
- the rpmG gene encoding 50S ribosomal protein L33: MRDLISFQCEQCKRRNYTTTKNKKTTTEKLARRKFCPSCRTHTAHKESKV